From a single Couchioplanes caeruleus genomic region:
- the glgX gene encoding glycogen debranching protein GlgX, with the protein MQVWPGHRYPLGATYDGTGTNFAIFSEVAEAVELCLFDASGNERKVQLHEQDAFVWHAYLPGVEPGQRYGYRVYGPYDPARGLRCNPHKLLLDPYARAVDSDIDWHPSLYAYDFDNPDRMSDLDSAPHMAKGVVVNPYFDWGNDRRPDIPYHHSVIYETHVKGLTERHPEVPKDMRGTYAAIGHPAVIEHLAKLGVTAVELMPVHQFVHDNRLSDLGLRNYWGYNTLGFFAPYHGYSAMGSLGQQTQEFRGMVKALHAAGMEVILDVVYNHTAEGNHLGPTMSLKGIDNRTYYRLVDDQPNFYMDYTGTGNSLNVRSPQSLQLIMDSLRYWVTEMHVDGFRFDLASTLAREFYDVDRLSTFFEVVQQDPVVGQVKLIAEPWDVGPGGYQVGNFPPNWTEWNGKYRDTVRDFWRGEPATLAEFASRITGSADLYQDDGRKPFHSINFVTAHDGFTLNDLVSYNDKHNEANGEENRDGEGHNRSWNCGVEGPTEDRAVLALRAKQRRNFLATLMLSQGVPMISHGDELGRTQQGNNNAYCQDNELSWIDWENADEPLMEFTRKLVAFRHRHQVFQRRRFFTGLPVTARGGGDPLPDLEWFTPDGRQMAGDDWGNDFGRAVALFVNGEGIRERGQYGQRHVDSSFLLFFNAHDAPIEFATPPTEYGEKWEVVIETAEPSPDRSPVVEAGNTILVPDRSLIVLDRKV; encoded by the coding sequence ATGCAGGTGTGGCCGGGTCACCGGTATCCACTGGGCGCGACGTACGACGGCACGGGCACCAACTTCGCGATCTTCTCGGAGGTCGCCGAGGCGGTCGAGCTGTGCCTGTTCGACGCGTCCGGCAACGAGCGCAAGGTCCAGTTGCACGAGCAGGACGCCTTCGTGTGGCACGCCTATCTGCCGGGGGTCGAGCCGGGACAGCGGTACGGCTACCGCGTGTACGGCCCGTACGACCCGGCCCGGGGCCTGCGTTGCAACCCGCACAAGCTGCTGCTGGACCCGTACGCCCGCGCGGTGGACTCGGACATCGACTGGCACCCCAGCCTGTACGCGTACGACTTCGACAACCCCGACCGGATGTCCGACCTCGACTCGGCGCCGCACATGGCGAAGGGCGTGGTCGTCAACCCGTACTTCGACTGGGGCAACGACCGGCGGCCGGACATCCCGTACCACCACTCGGTCATCTACGAGACGCACGTCAAGGGCCTCACCGAGCGCCACCCCGAGGTGCCCAAGGACATGCGCGGCACGTACGCGGCGATCGGGCACCCGGCCGTGATCGAGCACCTGGCGAAGCTGGGCGTCACCGCGGTCGAGCTGATGCCGGTGCACCAGTTCGTGCACGACAACCGCCTGTCCGACCTGGGGCTGCGCAACTACTGGGGCTACAACACGCTCGGGTTCTTCGCGCCGTACCACGGCTACTCCGCGATGGGCTCGCTCGGCCAGCAGACCCAGGAGTTCCGGGGCATGGTCAAGGCGCTGCACGCGGCCGGCATGGAGGTCATCCTCGACGTCGTCTACAACCACACGGCGGAGGGCAACCACCTCGGGCCGACGATGAGCCTCAAGGGCATCGACAACCGGACGTACTACCGGCTCGTCGACGACCAGCCCAACTTCTACATGGACTACACGGGCACCGGCAACAGCCTCAACGTGCGCAGCCCGCAGAGCCTGCAGCTGATCATGGATTCGCTGCGGTACTGGGTGACCGAGATGCACGTGGACGGCTTCCGCTTCGACCTCGCGTCCACGCTGGCCCGCGAGTTCTACGACGTCGACCGCCTCTCCACCTTCTTCGAGGTGGTGCAGCAGGACCCGGTGGTCGGCCAGGTCAAGCTCATCGCCGAGCCGTGGGACGTCGGACCCGGCGGGTACCAGGTCGGCAACTTCCCGCCGAACTGGACCGAGTGGAACGGCAAGTACCGCGACACCGTTCGCGACTTCTGGCGCGGCGAGCCGGCGACGCTGGCCGAGTTCGCCAGCCGGATCACCGGGTCGGCCGACCTGTACCAGGACGACGGCCGCAAGCCGTTCCACTCCATCAACTTCGTGACCGCGCACGACGGCTTCACGCTCAACGACCTGGTCTCGTACAACGACAAGCACAACGAGGCCAACGGCGAGGAGAACCGCGACGGCGAGGGCCACAACCGGTCCTGGAACTGCGGCGTGGAGGGCCCGACCGAGGACAGGGCGGTGCTCGCGCTGCGGGCCAAGCAGCGGCGCAACTTCCTGGCCACGCTGATGCTCAGCCAGGGCGTGCCGATGATCTCGCACGGCGACGAGCTGGGCCGCACCCAGCAGGGCAACAACAACGCGTACTGCCAGGACAACGAGCTCAGCTGGATCGACTGGGAGAACGCCGACGAGCCGCTGATGGAGTTCACCCGCAAGCTGGTCGCCTTCCGGCACCGGCACCAGGTGTTCCAGCGCCGCCGGTTCTTCACCGGCCTGCCGGTGACCGCCCGCGGCGGCGGCGACCCGCTGCCCGACCTCGAGTGGTTCACCCCGGACGGACGCCAGATGGCCGGCGACGACTGGGGCAACGACTTCGGCCGCGCGGTCGCGCTGTTCGTCAACGGCGAGGGCATCCGCGAGCGCGGCCAGTACGGCCAGCGCCACGTCGACAGCTCGTTCCTGCTGTTCTTCAATGCGCACGATGCGCCGATCGAATTCGCCACGCCACCGACTGAATACGGAGAGAAGTGGGAAGTGGTCATCGAGACGGCGGAGCCGTCGCCCGATCGATCACCC
- a CDS encoding amylo-alpha-1,6-glucosidase produces MTLPIVFGPQTCGSLSPDGGAQHEWLVTDGLGGYATGTVAGLRTRRYHALLAVADPATAVRRVALAALDLTLTLPSGAHVPLYTHEWQSGAIAPEGHRHLETFALVDGLPRWRWRVGDIVVERELALAYGRPALAVTHRLLSAPGPVGLAVAAMCTWRDAHTQRYATDGEPRVEHVADGAVVEDAYRLSGPGWQPGGGWHLGAYQREEAARGLPATEDLWLAGTFVDRLEPGATMEISAWAGTLDDRPPAARAVIAAARERAHALVTAAKADEQTGTLVLAADRFVVHDAEGPDVVAGYPWFGSYLGDTMTAYEGLFLETGRAEEGRELLLTRTRSATRAAREAGGAWGPHGSLDAPLWLVHAVDRHVRRTGDSDLAASLVSQLSRLLRGHLGGKGALSVDPADELVRLDAHAGSWMNAYTGDGPVTPRVGKPVEINALWVNALAALAGLLEEAGRDAADLRARHARARASFAARFRAPDGWLYDVVDGPPTTYPLGAGAFNDDPSLRPNQLFAWSLPHAPLAGPDDADRDRAAVRAAGSALLTPLGLRTLAPSEYGYQGVHRGGRDERDIAYHQGTVWPWLIGPYADACAATGLPTEGLLTGLEAHVREWGVGSLSETADGDAPHRATGSPFSARSVAEVLRARGYAS; encoded by the coding sequence ATGACGCTGCCGATCGTCTTCGGCCCGCAGACCTGCGGTTCTCTGTCGCCCGACGGCGGCGCCCAGCACGAATGGCTCGTCACCGACGGGCTCGGCGGATACGCGACCGGCACGGTGGCCGGCCTGCGGACGCGGCGCTACCACGCGCTGCTCGCGGTCGCCGATCCCGCCACGGCCGTACGCCGCGTCGCGCTGGCCGCGCTGGACCTGACCCTCACGCTGCCCTCCGGCGCGCACGTGCCGCTGTACACCCACGAGTGGCAGTCCGGGGCGATCGCGCCGGAAGGCCACCGGCACCTCGAGACGTTCGCCCTGGTCGACGGCCTGCCCCGGTGGCGCTGGCGGGTCGGTGACATCGTCGTCGAACGCGAGCTGGCCCTGGCGTACGGGCGGCCCGCGCTCGCCGTGACGCACCGCCTGCTGTCCGCGCCGGGACCGGTCGGGCTCGCCGTGGCCGCCATGTGCACCTGGCGCGACGCGCACACCCAGCGGTACGCGACCGACGGCGAGCCCCGGGTCGAGCACGTCGCCGACGGGGCCGTGGTGGAGGACGCGTACCGGCTCAGCGGCCCGGGGTGGCAGCCCGGCGGCGGCTGGCACCTGGGGGCGTACCAGCGGGAGGAGGCGGCACGCGGGCTGCCCGCCACCGAGGACCTGTGGCTGGCCGGCACGTTCGTCGACCGGCTCGAGCCCGGCGCGACCATGGAGATCAGCGCGTGGGCCGGCACGCTCGACGACCGGCCGCCCGCCGCCCGCGCGGTGATCGCCGCCGCCCGCGAGCGCGCGCACGCGCTGGTCACCGCCGCGAAGGCCGACGAGCAGACGGGCACGCTGGTGCTGGCCGCCGACCGGTTCGTCGTCCACGACGCCGAGGGCCCCGACGTGGTCGCCGGCTACCCGTGGTTCGGCAGCTACCTCGGCGACACGATGACCGCGTACGAGGGGCTGTTCCTCGAGACCGGGCGGGCCGAGGAGGGCCGGGAGCTGCTGCTGACTCGTACCCGCTCGGCGACCCGGGCGGCCCGGGAGGCGGGCGGGGCGTGGGGCCCGCACGGCTCCCTGGACGCGCCGCTGTGGCTTGTGCACGCCGTCGACCGGCACGTACGGCGTACCGGCGACAGCGACCTCGCCGCCTCCCTGGTCAGCCAGCTCAGCCGGCTGCTGCGCGGCCACCTCGGCGGCAAGGGCGCGCTCTCCGTCGACCCCGCCGACGAGCTGGTCCGGCTCGACGCGCACGCGGGCAGCTGGATGAACGCGTACACCGGTGACGGGCCGGTCACCCCGCGGGTGGGCAAGCCCGTGGAGATCAACGCGCTGTGGGTGAACGCCCTGGCCGCGCTCGCCGGCCTGCTCGAGGAGGCCGGCAGGGACGCCGCCGATCTGCGGGCCCGGCACGCCAGGGCACGGGCGTCGTTCGCCGCGCGGTTCCGGGCACCGGACGGCTGGCTCTACGACGTGGTCGACGGGCCCCCGACGACGTACCCGCTGGGCGCCGGCGCCTTCAACGACGATCCGTCGCTGCGCCCGAACCAGCTCTTCGCCTGGTCGCTGCCGCACGCGCCGCTCGCCGGGCCGGACGACGCCGACCGCGACCGCGCCGCCGTCAGGGCCGCCGGCAGCGCCCTGCTCACCCCGCTCGGGCTGCGCACCCTCGCCCCCAGCGAGTACGGCTATCAGGGCGTGCACCGCGGCGGCCGGGACGAGCGGGACATCGCCTACCACCAGGGCACGGTCTGGCCCTGGCTGATCGGCCCGTACGCGGACGCCTGCGCCGCCACGGGCCTGCCCACCGAGGGACTGCTGACCGGCCTGGAGGCGCACGTGCGCGAATGGGGAGTGGGATCGTTGAGCGAGACGGCCGACGGGGACGCGCCGCACCGGGCGACGGGCAGCCCGTTCAGCGCCCGCTCGGTCGCCGAGGTCCTGCGGGCACGGGGGTACGCGTCATGA